In one Moritella sp. 5 genomic region, the following are encoded:
- a CDS encoding LysE family translocator: MYEIIVSLLVVNFFGMLSPGPDMMLVLKYGSLNAKRAAWYCVGGIISGLAVHMMLGLFGISLLISSHPMLFNVVRWLGAAYLIYIGIKSLRAGKSDIEVDAGTLNYRPTKAYLDGLLCNLLNPKILMFMVAAFSQVIAPETPTSDKLLISLSIFLETAVLWSCFIILLNRGTLKQMLNRYQDKINKATGGLLITLGGFIGLSS, from the coding sequence ATGTACGAAATTATAGTGTCTTTATTAGTAGTTAATTTTTTTGGCATGCTCAGCCCAGGCCCTGACATGATGTTAGTGCTAAAATACGGTAGCCTAAACGCTAAACGTGCCGCGTGGTATTGTGTTGGTGGTATTATTTCTGGTTTAGCCGTACACATGATGTTAGGTTTGTTTGGTATTTCATTACTGATTTCGAGTCACCCAATGCTGTTCAATGTTGTGCGTTGGTTAGGTGCTGCTTATCTTATTTATATCGGTATTAAATCACTGCGTGCAGGTAAAAGTGACATTGAAGTGGATGCCGGTACATTGAACTATCGTCCAACGAAAGCGTATTTAGACGGTTTATTGTGTAATTTATTAAATCCGAAGATCTTGATGTTCATGGTGGCGGCATTCAGTCAGGTTATTGCACCTGAAACACCAACATCAGACAAGTTATTAATTAGCTTATCTATATTTTTAGAAACGGCAGTACTGTGGTCGTGTTTCATCATATTGCTGAACCGTGGCACACTTAAACAAATGCTCAATCGTTATCAAGATAAGATCAATAAAGCCACAGGTGGCCTTTTGATTACCTTGGGTGGTTTCATTGGTTTAAGCAGCTAA
- a CDS encoding insulinase family protein, translating into MITSPNDSKQYRHITLPNGLAVLLIQDDQCKKSAASMSVAVGHFDDPQQHEGLAHLLEHMLFLGTDKYPNPGEYQSFISMHGGSNNAWTGTEYTNYYFDINNSYFHNALDRFAQFFIAPSFNSDLLDRERHAVDSEFKLKLKDDVRRFYQVHKETVNPTHPFSKFSVGNLSTLADTETYTLREELLRFYEQHYCASLMKLVIQSELSLDKQEHMLNEMFSAIPNRGINAVPLATPLYTDAQLQQAIWVESISGHKKLYICFPLGDIVPYYQIKPLSHISQLLGDETEGSLLSLLKRKGWVTALSAGSGQSGANFKDYNVIMGLTSDGFKHITEIVEFCLQYIKLIAEQGLQAWRYDEKKNFLEQAFRYQEKIPAIKNVSHLSQNLHIYPPEHVIYGDYMMTGFDIEACRFFLQQFNATNMRLMVSAPNLDTNKTAAWYDTPYRVDDFTPYQQQRWANVEIDESLALPIKNRFMSSSLEALPLDEANLTEQPRLIDQSEGFKTWFMQEHEFHLPKGNIFISIDSEYAIANTHNIAMTRLAVELLMEQLNSLTYQAEIAGINYHIYAHQGGFTLHITGFAQKQFELLKLIIGHRHLQMIDSETFSSIRNQLLISWENQKQAKPINRLFSTLTSVLQPNNPSSERLAKALVSIKQEQLPEYLEKVYQNISVEVFIHGDWHQSQALEISQYVKDKLHPFSSPGKETIRKLVDIRDTGSLVHEVATEHNDAALIVYYQASEISPKELAYYSLANHVMSSKFFYELRTQQQLGYVVGTGNIPLNRHAGLMFYVQSPHTQPVKLLDAINDFIDFFPFGMISFTEQQWQSSKQGLISKLHEPDANINSKSKRLWHAIGIKDKTFNKSERIAEELEKIERIDLIRFMVELKSRTSDRLIMSTISQVNKHDDEYEEDHVEKLEGTYIADVEAFQQQSNVFEL; encoded by the coding sequence TTGATTACTAGCCCTAATGATTCCAAACAATATCGCCACATCACGCTCCCAAATGGTTTAGCGGTATTATTGATCCAAGATGATCAATGTAAAAAATCCGCCGCCTCAATGTCTGTCGCTGTGGGTCACTTTGATGATCCCCAGCAACATGAAGGACTTGCGCATTTACTCGAACACATGCTTTTTCTCGGTACCGATAAATATCCCAACCCCGGTGAGTACCAATCATTTATTTCCATGCATGGTGGCAGCAACAACGCGTGGACAGGCACCGAATACACCAACTATTACTTTGATATTAACAACAGCTATTTCCATAATGCGTTGGATCGTTTCGCTCAATTTTTTATCGCCCCCAGCTTCAATTCCGACTTGTTAGACCGAGAACGCCATGCTGTTGATTCAGAATTTAAGCTAAAACTAAAAGATGATGTTCGCCGTTTTTATCAAGTTCATAAAGAAACTGTCAATCCAACCCATCCATTTAGCAAATTTTCGGTGGGTAATCTCTCTACGCTCGCAGACACAGAAACCTACACCCTGCGTGAAGAACTGCTGCGATTTTACGAACAACATTACTGCGCCTCTTTAATGAAGTTAGTTATCCAATCCGAACTTTCACTCGATAAACAAGAACACATGCTTAACGAGATGTTCTCAGCTATCCCTAACCGAGGCATAAACGCGGTCCCTTTAGCGACCCCTTTATATACCGACGCGCAATTACAACAAGCTATTTGGGTTGAATCGATCAGTGGCCACAAAAAATTATACATCTGCTTTCCGCTCGGTGATATTGTGCCCTACTACCAAATCAAACCATTGAGTCACATTAGTCAGTTACTTGGTGATGAAACGGAAGGAAGTTTACTGTCGTTGTTAAAACGCAAAGGTTGGGTAACCGCATTATCCGCAGGTAGTGGTCAAAGTGGTGCTAACTTTAAAGATTACAATGTCATTATGGGCTTAACGAGCGATGGCTTTAAGCATATTACCGAGATTGTCGAATTCTGTTTACAATATATCAAACTGATCGCAGAACAAGGTTTACAGGCGTGGCGTTATGACGAAAAGAAAAATTTCTTAGAGCAAGCATTTCGCTACCAAGAAAAAATACCGGCAATAAAAAATGTCTCTCACCTATCGCAAAACTTACATATTTATCCACCTGAACATGTCATTTATGGTGATTACATGATGACGGGCTTTGATATAGAGGCTTGTCGTTTCTTTTTACAGCAATTTAATGCTACGAATATGCGGTTAATGGTATCGGCACCAAACTTGGACACCAATAAAACAGCCGCTTGGTATGACACCCCTTATCGTGTCGATGACTTTACACCTTACCAGCAACAACGCTGGGCGAATGTAGAGATTGATGAAAGCCTGGCACTGCCGATAAAAAACCGCTTCATGAGTTCGTCTTTAGAAGCCCTTCCGCTTGATGAAGCCAACCTAACTGAGCAACCAAGGCTAATTGATCAGAGTGAAGGTTTTAAAACTTGGTTTATGCAAGAACATGAGTTCCATTTACCTAAGGGTAATATCTTCATTTCAATAGACAGTGAATATGCCATTGCCAATACCCATAATATTGCGATGACCCGATTAGCGGTTGAACTCTTGATGGAGCAATTAAACAGCCTGACTTATCAAGCCGAGATTGCAGGCATTAATTACCACATTTATGCGCACCAAGGCGGCTTTACCTTACACATTACCGGGTTTGCCCAGAAACAGTTCGAATTATTAAAACTGATCATCGGTCATCGTCACTTACAAATGATTGATAGTGAAACCTTCTCGAGTATTCGTAATCAGCTGCTTATCTCGTGGGAAAATCAGAAACAAGCAAAACCAATCAATCGCTTATTTTCAACGCTCACTTCGGTGCTACAACCAAATAATCCCTCAAGCGAGCGCTTAGCGAAAGCGTTAGTGAGTATTAAGCAGGAGCAATTACCTGAGTACTTGGAAAAAGTATATCAAAACATCAGTGTTGAAGTATTCATACACGGTGACTGGCATCAATCTCAAGCGCTAGAAATAAGCCAGTATGTGAAAGATAAATTGCATCCATTTAGCTCTCCCGGTAAAGAGACAATACGTAAATTAGTGGACATTCGCGATACAGGTTCGTTGGTGCATGAAGTTGCTACTGAACATAATGATGCCGCGCTGATTGTTTATTACCAAGCATCAGAGATATCACCAAAAGAGCTCGCTTATTACAGTTTGGCTAATCATGTGATGTCGTCTAAATTCTTCTATGAGTTACGCACCCAGCAACAATTGGGTTATGTCGTAGGTACGGGTAATATCCCGCTTAATCGTCATGCGGGTTTGATGTTCTATGTACAGTCACCACATACTCAACCAGTGAAACTGTTGGATGCAATCAATGACTTTATTGATTTCTTCCCGTTCGGGATGATCTCGTTTACCGAACAGCAATGGCAATCAAGTAAACAAGGCTTGATCTCTAAATTACATGAACCAGATGCCAACATAAACAGCAAAAGTAAACGTCTGTGGCACGCCATTGGTATTAAAGATAAAACCTTTAATAAATCCGAGAGGATCGCAGAAGAATTAGAAAAAATAGAACGCATCGACCTTATTCGCTTTATGGTGGAATTAAAATCTCGCACCTCTGACCGCTTGATCATGTCTACGATCAGCCAAGTAAATAAACATGACGATGAATACGAAGAAGATCATGTAGAAAAGCTTGAAGGTACCTATATTGCAGATGTAGAAGCCTTCCAGCAACAAAGTAATGTGTTTGAACTCTAA
- a CDS encoding DUF1107 family protein, with product MRSFKQFNSLRIARYVKSFFHGTLYVTGLGLLEFQQGLLIMPSNAANNVKMRISEVNREIKGFAV from the coding sequence ATGCGTAGTTTTAAACAGTTTAACTCATTGCGTATCGCAAGATATGTAAAGAGTTTTTTTCATGGAACCCTCTATGTCACAGGTTTGGGATTGTTAGAGTTCCAGCAAGGTTTGTTAATCATGCCGAGCAATGCAGCGAATAATGTTAAAATGCGTATATCGGAAGTAAATCGTGAAATTAAAGGATTTGCAGTTTAG
- the sixA gene encoding phosphohistidine phosphatase SixA: MRHGQAGLYANSDAERELTGTGRQQSVDMASWLSAIEPTLDCVLHSPYVRAAQTWQVIGNLFTVNSVEVCEDITPYGDAEYIADYVRALVEQYNYQTILLVSHLPVVSYLTSVLTTGKQMPAFATSAIACLELDENSCNLKWLETPASIK, translated from the coding sequence ATGCGACACGGTCAAGCAGGCTTATATGCAAACAGCGATGCGGAACGTGAGTTAACGGGTACAGGACGACAGCAGTCTGTTGATATGGCCAGTTGGTTAAGTGCGATTGAACCAACTTTAGATTGTGTATTACACAGCCCTTATGTTCGAGCTGCACAAACTTGGCAAGTTATCGGGAACTTATTTACCGTAAACAGTGTCGAAGTCTGTGAAGATATAACCCCATACGGGGATGCAGAATATATTGCTGATTATGTTCGTGCACTGGTTGAGCAATATAATTACCAAACAATCTTACTAGTTTCGCATTTACCTGTAGTGAGCTATCTCACTTCAGTATTGACAACCGGTAAGCAGATGCCAGCCTTCGCAACATCTGCGATTGCTTGCTTAGAATTAGATGAAAATAGTTGTAATTTGAAGTGGTTAGAAACACCCGCGAGTATAAAGTAA